In the Candidatus Saccharibacteria bacterium oral taxon 488 genome, one interval contains:
- a CDS encoding DUF4367 domain-containing protein, with amino-acid sequence MNKQIIHKTVHKTAGQKSTTLSRRHVAAPSHAKRRLASRPDITRDTSVPISVHVNKFAPSAPSVLPQPTKRDRPAEPHPTVVRAQARIAQQPQTVRTTTRHVPATPPHHSTRIIKPNHLPAKQHTAALAPKPAAVLKNEAITEALQRATTPEKAPRRSKKPKNRIGRWLQIASVGLAIMLIGGYFTYLGMPNISTRIAAIQSGVNAKYPGYRPTGYALSGPITFKSGEVRMKFAYADDGQSYTITQQKSSLNSAALKETLTADGGDVQTTTAGGLTIYSTDRTATWINGGVLYQITLGGALSSEQVTKIATSL; translated from the coding sequence ATGAACAAACAAATCATCCATAAAACCGTCCACAAAACTGCCGGCCAAAAATCAACGACGCTCAGTCGCCGTCACGTCGCCGCGCCATCGCACGCCAAGCGTCGCCTGGCCAGCCGCCCCGACATTACGCGCGACACCTCCGTCCCGATAAGTGTCCATGTCAATAAATTTGCACCGTCCGCGCCAAGCGTCCTGCCACAACCAACTAAGCGCGATCGTCCAGCCGAACCACACCCGACCGTTGTGCGTGCCCAAGCTCGCATTGCCCAGCAACCTCAGACCGTCCGGACTACGACTCGCCACGTCCCGGCCACACCGCCTCATCACTCGACGCGTATTATCAAGCCAAACCACCTGCCGGCCAAACAACACACTGCCGCCCTCGCACCCAAGCCAGCCGCCGTTCTCAAAAACGAGGCCATCACCGAAGCACTGCAGCGCGCCACTACTCCAGAAAAAGCGCCACGCCGCAGCAAAAAACCAAAGAACCGCATCGGTCGCTGGCTGCAAATCGCCTCTGTCGGCTTGGCCATCATGCTGATCGGCGGCTACTTTACCTACCTCGGCATGCCTAACATCTCCACCCGTATCGCCGCCATCCAATCTGGTGTTAACGCCAAATACCCCGGCTATCGACCGACCGGCTATGCCCTCAGCGGCCCGATTACCTTCAAGAGCGGGGAAGTCCGCATGAAATTCGCCTACGCTGACGACGGCCAGTCCTACACCATCACTCAGCAAAAAAGCTCGCTCAATTCCGCCGCCCTCAAAGAGACCCTGACCGCTGACGGCGGCGACGTCCAAACCACCACTGCTGGCGGTCTGACTATTTACAGCACCGACCGGACGGCCACCTGGATTAATGGCGGCGTCCTCTACCAAATCACCCTCGGCGGGGCACTGTCAAGCGAGCAAGTCACCAAAATCGCCACTAGTTTATAA